Proteins found in one Triticum aestivum cultivar Chinese Spring chromosome 4D, IWGSC CS RefSeq v2.1, whole genome shotgun sequence genomic segment:
- the LOC123098081 gene encoding uncharacterized protein: MGEGVKALLAKPIKLADQVAKQSGSGQCLRHECKELRARAEKLAEVLRQAARADLYERPAERIVAGTLQALAKAGGMSARCFESHSRLRRFLTFNPVSGFPRTLALLDTAVEDVAWLIRISSPRADADANGAHDDDDDLRGLPNIAQNEPILFLIWDHIARLHTGSLAVRADSASTLASLARDNPHFSKLIVEEDGIAPLVKLLKEGTDDGQEAAATALGFLGRDEGSVEKLLHAGVCSVYSAALKEPPMRVQAAAAEAIASLAHQSPRCQDLFAQNNAVRHLVGHLAAGTIQEHSRYSVGGSSTRHAAPPPPEHMRSLHSVVLASTPSMLPGISGHSANEPPSSSEGSTGRNNQMQSAAAGRTTTNRVTAPPPSRPQLSSNGSSGRGPRETEDPATKAHMKAMAAKALWKLARGHPGVCKSITESRALLCFARLLEKGDDGAGTHLQYYSAMAIMEITRVAEHNLALRQSAFKPSSPPAKAVAEQLLCIVRRGEYEDPLLLPCITSLGCLSRTFTASETRVIGPLVRLLDDREPPVAKEAIVALTKFACTENHLHVNHCRAIVDDGGARHLVQLVYLGDELQIEALILLCYIALHVPESEEVAQAGVLAVLLWASKQSQLVQDLRVERLLSEAKARLDLFQSRGSII; this comes from the coding sequence ATGGGGGAGGGCGTGAAGGCGCTGCTGGCGAAGCCGATCAAGCTGGCGGACCAGGTGGCCAAGCAGTCGGGCTCCGGGCAGTGCCTCCGGCACGAGTGCAAGGAGCTGCGGGCGCGCGCGGAGAAGCTGGCGGAGGTGCTGCGGCAGGCGGCGCGGGCCGACCTGTACGAGCGCCCCGCCGAGCGCATCGTGGCCGGCACCCTGCAGGCGCTGGCCAAGGCCGGCGGCATGTCGGCCAGGTGCTTCGAGAGCCACTCCCGCCTCCGCCGCTTCCTCACCTTCAACCCCGTCTCCGGGTTCCCGCGCACCCTCGCGCTGCTCGACACCGCCGTCGAGGACGTCGCCTGGCTCATCCGCATCTCCTCCCCGCGCGCCGACGCCGACGCCAACGGCgcccacgacgacgacgacgacctgcGCGGCCTCCCCAACATCGCGCAGAACGAGCCCATACTCTTCCTCATCTGGGACCACATCGCGCGCCTCCACACCGGCAGCCTCGCCGTGCGGGCCGACTCCGCCTCCACCCTCGCCTCCCTCGCGCGAGACAACCCCCACTTCTCCAAGCTCATCGTGGAGGAGGACGGCATCGCGCCCCTCGTCAAGCTGCTCAAAGAAGGGACCGATGACGGCCAGGAGGCGGCCGCCACGGCGCTCGGGTTCCTTGGGCGCGACGAGGGGAGCGTGGAGAAGCTTCTCCATGCCGGGGTCTGCTCCGTCTACTCCGCCGCGTTGAAGGAGCCGCCGATGCGCGTGCAGGCCGCGGCCGCCGAGGCCATCGCGTCGCTGGCGCACCAGAGCCCGAGATGCCAGGACTTGTTCGCGCAGAACAACGCCGTCCGGCACCTCGTGGGTCACCTCGCCGCTGGAACCATCCAAGAGCACAGCAGGTACTCTGTCGGAGGAAGCAGCACCCGGCACGCTGCGCCTCCTCCGCCGGAGCACATGAGGTCGCTTCACTCGGTTGTGCTGGCCAGCACGCCCAGCATGCTCCCAGGAATCTCTGGTCACTCCGCCAACGAACCGCCGAGCTCGTCGGAAGGCTCGACTGGACGCAACAACCAGATGCAATCCGCGGCAGCCGGCAGGACGACGACGAACCGGGTCACGGCTCCACCACCCAGTAGGCCCCAGCTGAGCTCAAACGGTTCGAGCGGCCGTGGACCGCGCGAGACCGAGGACCCGGCCACCAAGGCGCACATGAAGGCCATGGCGGCGAAGGCTCTGTGGAAGCTTGCCCGCGGCCATCCGGGAGTCTGCAAGAGCATAACAGAGTCCCGCGCGCTCCTCTGCTTCGCCAGGCTGCTCGAGAAGGGCGACGACGGCGCAGGCACGCACCTGCAGTACTACTCCGCCATGGCGATCATGGAGATCACCCGCGTCGCCGAGCACAACCTCGCGCTGCGGCAGTCCGCATTCAAGCCCAGCTCGCCGCCGGCCAAGGCCGTCGCCGAGCAGCTGCTCTGCATTGTGCGCAGGGGGGAGTACGAGGACCCGCTGCTGCTCCCGTGCATCACCTCGCTGGGCTGCCTGTCGCGCACCTTCACCGCGAGCGAGACCCGCGTGATCGGCCCGCTGGTGCGGCTGCTCGACGACCGCGAGCCCCCGGTGGccaaggaggccatcgtggcgctCACCAAGTTCGCGTGCACGGAGAACCACCTGCACGTGAACCACTGCAGGGCCATCGTGGACGACGGCGGGGCACGGCACCTCGTCCAGCTCGTGTACCTCGGGGACGAGCTGCAGATCGAGGCGCTCATACTGCTCTGCTACATCGCGCTGCATGTCCCGGAGAGCGAGGAGGTGGCGCAGGCCGGGGTGCTCGCCGTGCTCCTGTGGGCGTCGAAGCAGTCGCAGTTGGTGCAGGACCTGCGCGTCGAGCGACTGCTGTCGGAAGCCAAGGCCCGGCTAGATCTCTTCCAGTCCAGGGGGTCGATCATCTAG